One Phocaeicola dorei genomic region harbors:
- a CDS encoding type IV secretion system protein → MASITEISVEHIHNAYESIRGNIAVEAFYAVVTGFMAVTLIHRLYTVYREVQSNEDGTPTMKDYMNLVWQYVFCIAAVALFPVLLEALETVFGKLMDDLQAGFGGKVYDVADLFQKPIIAQFEKQFSDMSVMDVAGVLLNPVGSSFDYLLAYVAGVIAAPFYMYAQTLFIVGRYMFLLLLELISPVAIACFYNESTRTYFHTWCKNLLVCYLMVPAFILASKFSDAIVCEYVMNTSWNVVLQVLFSLALKLSLLAIVRGRIHNLF, encoded by the coding sequence ATGGCATCAATAACAGAAATATCGGTCGAGCATATCCACAATGCTTATGAAAGTATCCGGGGGAACATCGCCGTGGAAGCCTTCTATGCGGTAGTGACGGGATTCATGGCTGTCACGCTCATCCACCGTCTGTATACGGTATACCGGGAGGTACAGTCCAACGAGGACGGCACGCCCACCATGAAGGATTACATGAACCTGGTGTGGCAGTATGTATTCTGCATAGCCGCCGTCGCACTGTTCCCCGTGCTGCTGGAAGCCCTGGAAACGGTGTTCGGCAAACTGATGGACGATCTGCAGGCCGGATTCGGCGGAAAGGTCTATGATGTGGCCGACCTGTTCCAGAAGCCGATAATCGCACAGTTCGAGAAACAGTTCAGCGACATGTCGGTAATGGACGTTGCCGGCGTGTTGCTCAATCCGGTCGGCAGTTCGTTCGATTATCTGCTGGCGTATGTGGCCGGCGTCATAGCCGCCCCTTTCTACATGTACGCGCAGACCCTGTTCATAGTCGGCAGATACATGTTCCTGCTCCTGCTGGAACTTATATCCCCTGTGGCGATAGCCTGTTTCTACAACGAGAGTACCCGGACGTATTTCCATACGTGGTGCAAGAACCTGCTGGTCTGTTATCTGATGGTACCGGCCTTCATCCTTGCCAGCAAGTTTTCGGACGCCATCGTCTGCGAGTATGTCATGAACACCTCGTGGAATGTCGTCCTGCAGGTGTTGTTTTCCCTTGCGTTGAAACTGTCCCTGCTGGCGATTGTGAGAGGCAGGATCCA
- a CDS encoding DUF4141 domain-containing protein — protein sequence MRLLSIFFFFTGMSLHCVTAGAQWVVTDPGNTAQGIINAANTASTVKQTVEQVNRLQTALDYVQKVSATVRRARMFTDLIDRQNRLNSNCLRTLEEAEKMDMKGLPGITSAVQDVVANNAAIISLTGDILSSDLKMNDSERMEQLDGCLQEVRRQEASLGTIRQIMSHTRTIRRNLGLVTE from the coding sequence ATGAGATTGCTTTCAATTTTTTTCTTTTTTACAGGAATGTCGCTGCATTGCGTGACGGCGGGAGCCCAGTGGGTGGTCACCGACCCCGGCAATACGGCACAGGGAATCATCAATGCCGCCAATACGGCCAGTACGGTGAAGCAGACGGTGGAACAGGTGAACAGGCTCCAGACCGCCCTGGACTATGTCCAGAAGGTGTCCGCCACCGTCAGACGCGCACGGATGTTCACGGACCTGATAGACCGGCAGAACCGGTTGAACAGCAACTGCCTCAGGACGCTGGAAGAGGCGGAGAAGATGGACATGAAGGGGCTGCCGGGCATCACTTCGGCCGTGCAGGACGTGGTGGCGAACAACGCCGCCATCATCTCCCTGACCGGGGATATACTCAGCAGTGACCTGAAAATGAACGACAGCGAACGGATGGAGCAGCTCGACGGATGTCTTCAGGAAGTCCGTCGCCAGGAGGCTTCACTGGGCACCATCAGACAGATCATGTCACATACGCGTACCATCAGACGGAATTTGGGACTTGTAACGGAATAG
- a CDS encoding conjugal transfer protein → MANEGYSILDVINDEYGVILTRNGCVSVAFRMYNPECYSLHRTDLEERNARLYQAFKHLPSGSFVHKQDVFLKREYVHELEGDSFIDKAEQRHFSGREYLEHDCLLIFTLSGLSSLAASYNANPFSYRERLHVSDREKLTEFLEGVNSAIGVINSIRDTRLERMAAASLREYVIRYINFFPRADCDRDIHFSGEITVDREKARCYTVCDGDYLPDRTVRSDVEDTTLPVSGCSLYMAELEGLGVHLHCNHAVNQILYFEGSEKLYEEFSRRVAVYRTNKGWDRAMLEPKADELENMQKEIMEERQLLCRANFSVMIWDDSPELLDRAEKKLREYLTVSDFKFYIPSYEHLANIYLASVPGQEKGLDSGFLFLTPLSLALCLFINYTTFTPDEEGVYFNDRIYQIPLKKDIWDAKKKRIPARNGIVVASTGGGKSVLTLNIVQQLIEQGYIVVVVEFGYSFGQLCKLYPEISLHVDYDGETPLGLNPFDLEGRSLDNNKIEVLSGIVQRFWRRMFGKDEEEQSVALTKFIQDYYTTCLPPHSFPSFYRHVTEHYEDICRRKDVDPNYFDLSSFRLICSEFLPGERYANVCRTDGVPDFGNRRLVVFELTQIKQDKFLSDLVMALIFDVIHDKILSDRTRRGMIIFDEYAETAQMKSRGEDISIHSAVAFCYQKIRKENGAVMTIVQSPDQLPDDEFTKGMITNTQLLYILPTTDVVYRAVEKRFEMGGDPAQCNMMRSIRNDFSGERPHSECFIRFTGGQGRYAVVVRNELSREKFLAFQTDGETWAEIDGYSRTMPMEEAIGRYMERHPSKDRK, encoded by the coding sequence ATGGCAAACGAAGGATATTCCATACTGGATGTCATCAATGACGAATACGGTGTCATCCTTACCAGAAACGGCTGCGTGTCTGTAGCGTTCCGCATGTACAATCCGGAATGCTACAGCCTGCACCGTACCGACCTGGAGGAGCGCAACGCGCGTCTCTACCAGGCGTTCAAACACCTGCCCTCCGGCAGCTTCGTGCACAAGCAGGACGTGTTCCTTAAAAGGGAGTACGTTCATGAGCTGGAAGGGGACAGCTTCATCGACAAGGCGGAACAGAGGCATTTCTCCGGCCGTGAGTATCTGGAACATGACTGTCTTCTGATATTCACCCTGTCCGGCCTGTCCTCCCTGGCAGCCTCGTACAATGCCAACCCGTTCTCCTACCGGGAGAGGCTGCATGTGTCCGACCGGGAGAAACTCACCGAATTTCTGGAGGGGGTGAACTCCGCCATTGGTGTGATAAACAGTATCAGGGACACCCGTCTGGAAAGGATGGCCGCCGCCAGCCTAAGGGAGTATGTCATCCGGTACATCAACTTCTTCCCCCGGGCTGACTGCGACCGTGACATCCATTTCTCCGGAGAGATCACCGTCGACCGGGAGAAAGCGCGTTGCTATACCGTCTGTGACGGTGACTATCTGCCTGACCGCACCGTCAGAAGCGATGTGGAGGACACCACACTGCCCGTGTCCGGATGCAGCCTGTACATGGCGGAACTGGAAGGCCTGGGCGTGCACCTGCACTGCAACCATGCGGTCAACCAGATCCTCTATTTCGAGGGCTCGGAGAAACTTTATGAAGAGTTCTCCCGCCGTGTGGCGGTCTACCGCACCAACAAGGGATGGGACAGGGCCATGCTGGAGCCGAAGGCGGACGAGCTCGAGAACATGCAGAAGGAGATCATGGAGGAGAGGCAGCTCCTCTGCCGTGCCAATTTTTCCGTCATGATATGGGATGACAGCCCGGAACTGCTGGACCGGGCCGAGAAGAAGCTGCGGGAATACCTGACCGTCTCGGACTTCAAATTCTATATACCGTCCTACGAGCATCTGGCCAACATATACCTGGCTTCGGTTCCCGGACAGGAGAAAGGGCTTGACAGCGGTTTCCTGTTCCTGACCCCGCTTTCCCTCGCGCTCTGTCTGTTCATCAACTACACGACATTCACCCCGGATGAGGAAGGGGTGTATTTCAATGACCGTATTTATCAGATACCTTTGAAAAAGGATATCTGGGACGCGAAGAAAAAACGCATACCGGCCCGCAACGGCATCGTGGTGGCATCCACCGGCGGCGGCAAGTCCGTGCTGACACTGAATATCGTGCAGCAGCTCATCGAGCAGGGCTATATCGTGGTGGTGGTGGAGTTCGGGTACTCTTTCGGACAGCTCTGCAAGCTTTATCCTGAAATCTCGCTGCATGTGGACTATGACGGGGAGACACCGCTGGGCCTGAATCCCTTCGATCTGGAGGGCCGTTCCCTTGACAACAACAAGATAGAGGTGCTATCGGGTATCGTGCAGCGTTTCTGGCGCCGCATGTTCGGGAAGGACGAGGAGGAGCAGTCCGTAGCCCTCACAAAATTCATCCAGGATTATTACACCACCTGCCTGCCGCCCCATTCCTTTCCCTCTTTCTACCGCCACGTGACGGAGCATTATGAGGATATCTGCCGGCGGAAGGACGTAGACCCCAATTATTTTGACCTGTCCTCCTTCCGCCTCATATGCAGCGAGTTCCTTCCCGGTGAACGGTATGCCAATGTATGCAGGACCGACGGAGTGCCCGATTTCGGGAACAGGCGGCTGGTCGTGTTCGAGCTGACGCAGATCAAACAGGACAAGTTCCTCTCCGACCTGGTCATGGCCCTGATCTTCGACGTGATTCATGACAAGATCCTTTCCGACCGGACCAGAAGGGGGATGATCATTTTTGACGAGTATGCCGAGACGGCGCAGATGAAGTCCAGAGGCGAGGATATCAGCATACATTCCGCAGTCGCCTTCTGCTACCAGAAGATACGCAAGGAGAACGGTGCGGTGATGACCATCGTCCAGAGTCCCGACCAGCTTCCCGATGACGAATTTACCAAAGGCATGATCACCAACACCCAGCTGCTGTACATCCTTCCCACAACGGATGTGGTATACAGGGCCGTGGAGAAAAGGTTCGAGATGGGGGGCGACCCCGCCCAGTGCAACATGATGCGGTCCATCCGCAACGACTTTTCCGGGGAGCGTCCGCATTCCGAGTGCTTCATCCGCTTCACCGGCGGCCAGGGGAGGTATGCGGTGGTGGTGCGCAACGAACTGAGCCGGGAGAAGTTCCTCGCCTTCCAGACCGACGGGGAGACATGGGCTGAGATTGACGGCTATTCCAGGACCATGCCGATGGAGGAAGCGATAGGCAGATACATGGAGAGACACCCGTCAAAGGACAGGAAATGA